The genomic region AGGCGACACACTATGGACTAAAACTTATGGCGGGAACGATATGAATTGGGGCAATTCAGTTCAACAAACTTCTGACAGTGGTTTTATCATTACAGGAGGGACTTTCTCTTTCGGGGTAGGCACACCAAATTATTCTAACGTCTATCTAATCAGGACAAATTTTTTAGGAAATACCATCTGGACTAAAACTTACGGTGGGCCTTACGGTGATTGTGGCACTTCAGTTCAACAGACTGCTGACGGCGGGTTTATTATTACAGGAACAACACTCTCGGTATACGGAGGAGTCTATCTCATTAAGACAAATTCTTCCGGAGATACAGTTTGGACAAAAACTTTCGGCGGAACTAGTACGGATTGTGGCTACTCTGTTCAACAGACTTTTGATAGCGGGTTTGTTGTTACAGGAACGACACACCCTTTTGGGGCAGGTGGAGGGGACGTTTATCTCGTTAAGACAAATTCTTTGGGCGATACCCTATGGACACGAACCTTTGGCGGGACTTCTTCTGATGTGGGCTATTCAGTTAGACAAACTCAAGATAGTGGATTTATAATCACAGGATATACAAGCTCTTTCGGGATAAGCGGGAACATCTATCTCATTAAAACAAATTCTTCAGGAGATACAGTTTGGACAAAAACTTTCGGTGGAACTACCTATGCTTTTGGACACTCGGTTCAACAGACTGCTGACGGCGGGTTTATTATTGCAGGAACGACAAACTCTTTTGGGGCAGGTGGAGGGGACGTTTATTTGATTAGACTGGGTAAAGAAACAGGAGTAGAAGAACCTTCCATTTTGGATCGGGGATTGGCAAATTTGGATTTAAAGATAGTAAAAGATAAAATTTCCCTCTCTCTTCCTAATAACTATTATCCTAATACCCTATTAACTATCTACGACTTAACAGGCAGACCAAAAGAGACTCTCTATTCCGGCACATTATCCAAAGGCGATTATACCTTTACGCCGAACATCCACAAAAGCGGAGTGTATTTTGTAAGACTAACGGCAGTTTGTCATTCTGACACTGAACGTAGTGAAGGGGAAGAATCTAATATAATAACAGAAACAAAGAAACTGATATTAGTAAAATAATAATGGGTAGCCGAGGCTTTTATGCCTCGGAAATTGAGCGACCTATGAATGGTGGTAATAGGATAATTATGAGAAAATATTGTCTGATTATTTTAGGATTACTTATGTTCACGAAAATGAGTTATGCTGTTAACAGTTGGATGCCGCAGTATACTTCAGAATATGTTGAAGACATAAGTTTCCCCGACTCGCTTCAAGGATGGGCAATAGAATTAAAAATGTCAGGTCCAATAGGAGGCAAAGTTTTTAATAATATACTTTTTACTAACGATGGAGGCAAGATATGGAACGTTAAAACGACAGCCATTACGTCAGAGCCTGAGCATTATATGAACTCAATCTGCTTTGCGAATTCTTCAGTGGGATTGTTAGGCGGATGGTGGAGAACTTTTGATACGGGATCCCCTTATCCCGGCTCAAGTTGGGCATTAGTATCTACAGGAAATGCTTTCGGCACATATGGTTTGACACAAGGCAATGCAGGCTCACATTATAATAACGGAGGCGTTGGAACTATAGAAACGGCAGCGGGTGAATTGTTCTGGAGTTGTGGTGAATCGGGTTTATCGGGAATTTCGGTTTATTTAAATGGAAAATATATGGGTTGGCAGCGCATAGGACCGATATGTTTTGTAGATGCTTCCTACGGATGGGTCTGTTGCGATTACAAGTTGTTTAAAACTACTACAGGAGTTGATGGTTTATCTCCTTTATATAATTTCTCAATGAATGATATAGATTTCGTAGATACCCTCCACGGATGGGCAGTTGGGAGCTCAGGAACAATATTATACACCGATAACGGCGGAGTTGATAGCGTATGGGACACATTATCAAGTGGAGTAACCAATAACTTAACCTGCGTAAAATTTGTTGATTCTTTGAATGGATGGGTAGGTGGAGAAGGAATCATCTTAAGAACCCGTGACGGTGGAAAAAACTGGGTGACGGAATATTCGGGCACTGTGTCTAAAATATGCGCTGTAGATACAATTTATGCATGGGCATTAAGCGGCGGGAATATACTGAAATATAACCCCGTTATCGGGATAGAAGAAAGTAAAGAGTTGAAAGTTCAGAGTACAGAGTTAAGAGTTATAAAAAATAAAATTTCCCTATCCGTCCCTAATAACTATTATCCTAATATACTATTAACTATTTATGATTTAAGTGGAAGACCGAAAGAGACTGTCTACAACGGCACACTATCCAAAGGCGATTATACCTTCACGCCGAACATCCACAAAAGCGGAATTTATTTTGTGAGGCTAACGGCAGTTTGTCATTCTGACACTGAACGAAGTGAAGGGGAAGAATCTAATATAATAACAATAACGAAGAAGTTGATTTTGGTGAAATAGGAGAGATTATGAAAAGATTTTTTGGAATGAGTATTTTAATGCTTGGATTTTGTACTACGGCAAATGCTCAATACCCGGGCTGGACCGTGTATAATGCAAACACTAATTGTGCTAATGTTATTGCCGGCGAAGGGAATAAACTATGGATTGGAACATACGGTGGACTGGTCTGTATGGACACTGCTACAGGTGGTGTGGAATTTTATAATCACGCAAACTCAAGCTTGCCGGATAATTTTGTTCGCTCAATAGCAATAGAGGACAGCATAAAATGGATTGGAACTTGTTATGGCTTAGCGAAGTTCGATGGAACTAACTGGACTGTTTATAATACGGGTAACTCTGGCTTGCCAAATAATTTTGTCCGTTCAATAGCAATAGAAGGCAACATAAAATGGATTGGCACCGGTGGTGGTGGTTTAGCGAAATTTGACGGCACTAACTGGACTGTGTATGACTCGCTTAATTCCGGCTTGCCGAATAAGGATGTTTCTTCATTAGCAATAGATGGGACTGGCGTAAAATGGATTGGAACTGATGGTGGCTTAGCAAAGTTTGACAACACCAACTGGACTGTATTTAATGTTGGGAATTCGGGCTTGCCGGATAATATGGTTTGGTCAATAGCAATAGAGGATAGCACAAAATGGATTGGTACTGACGGTGGTGGCGTAGCAAAGTTTGATAACACTAACTGGACTGTTTATAATACGGGGAATTCCGGCTTGCCGTTTAATGGGATTTTGTCATTAGCCGTAGATGCCACGACTGGCGTAAAATGGATTGGTACTTTTTGTGGCTTAGCAAAATTTGACGGAATTGCCTGGACTGTTTATAATACAGGGAACTCGGACTTGCCGGATAATTTGGTTTTGTCAATAGCAATAGATGCCACGACTGGCGCAAAATGGATCGGCACTTATTATGGCTTAGCAAAATTTGACGGCACTAACTGGATTGCATATGATGCAGGATTGTTTAATAGTGAAGTTTTTTCAATAGCCGTAGATGCCACGACTGGCGCAAAATGGATCGGAACTTATAGTGGTGGCTTAACAAAATTTGACGGGACTAACTGGACTGTTTATGACACGAGTAATTCCGTCTTGCCTAATAATTGTGTTTTGTCATTAGCAATAGAAAACGGCACAAAATGGATTGGTGGTTGGGGTGGCGTAGCAAAATTTGACGGCGTCAACTGGACCGTGTATGATACGAGCAATTCGAGCTTGCCGG from bacterium harbors:
- a CDS encoding YCF48-related protein — translated: MRKYCLIILGLLMFTKMSYAVNSWMPQYTSEYVEDISFPDSLQGWAIELKMSGPIGGKVFNNILFTNDGGKIWNVKTTAITSEPEHYMNSICFANSSVGLLGGWWRTFDTGSPYPGSSWALVSTGNAFGTYGLTQGNAGSHYNNGGVGTIETAAGELFWSCGESGLSGISVYLNGKYMGWQRIGPICFVDASYGWVCCDYKLFKTTTGVDGLSPLYNFSMNDIDFVDTLHGWAVGSSGTILYTDNGGVDSVWDTLSSGVTNNLTCVKFVDSLNGWVGGEGIILRTRDGGKNWVTEYSGTVSKICAVDTIYAWALSGGNILKYNPVIGIEESKELKVQSTELRVIKNKISLSVPNNYYPNILLTIYDLSGRPKETVYNGTLSKGDYTFTPNIHKSGIYFVRLTAVCHSDTERSEGEESNIITITKKLILVK